The Glycine soja cultivar W05 chromosome 19, ASM419377v2, whole genome shotgun sequence genomic sequence atgaaaaatatttggttAACGTACGTCAAAGTGGGGCAATAATAAGTCATCTCTTTTTATGTTGAGGTATATTATGCGTGTGtgttaaaaaaagattaaaaaaatgagagatacaaataattatatttaaatgttaaatacGGTACTAATATTTCTACGTTTAAAcaatagaatttaaaatatataagatattCTAATGCATTGGCTGCTCTGTTCAACATGGAAtgctattaaaaatttatgtaatagtaaattttcttatttttaattgttgtgctgaaaattttaaatatcgtACTATTTGACGGTGGAAAATTTTACTTACCATATCAACATGCGATGGCGTACAAGACACTTCATAATTCTGGCGTAGCATATTGAAGTCATGCACAAAGTTACTCTCATATACGTACATAACACGAATACGGACAAATAAAGGGTAGCTGGTTAATAATTCTTCTCGTTTGAGAAACCCTAAAggtacttaattttatttattgatgacTTGATCCATATAACATGACTATGTTTTTTTCAGACAAGGATTTCAATTATTTGTGatgtttgagaatttttttttaagtagtaGAAGAAAGGAGAACTACCCAtcaaacataataaattttgtaaagatTAATGTGTAAAGCAGTAATTTTCGATTCTATTAACTATACATCTCAATAAGATGATATATTTGCAAGAGTTATATTATTggtgcaatatttttttatttacaatatttACTAGAATAAGATACTTTTTTCTTATCacgttaattattttatctcaggtttgttttcctctttttttcttcttcttattgtttcgttttttattgtaaaagaaaatgtaCAAATTCAGGgtacaattataatttttccattTAGAAGGAATAAAGCATATGATTCAGatggttcatttttttttttacgttaaAATTGAGATGGTTCATGAATATTGCATGTTGTTTGAGAAAAGGATCGATGCTTATGCATTTTGGCCCAGTTACTATTGTATATcactaaatacataaaaaaatgtcaacaaAAAAGTTAATCTAGTtagtaagaaataaatttatgtgTCATTGGGATGTGAGATTCAATTTCTATTATCAATGTAGGTAATCTATATGCATCTTTTTAAACGTTAATTGAATCTTAAAATTTGTCTTAATTcaatttatctaaattttttgttttctaaaaaagtACATGGAAAGTTGTATGATACAATCTCCATTTTAAGCTTGACTGTTTTATTCTATACAACTCACACGTACGGAGAAGATCAGCGAGACAAAGATCACAGTCACACACAGAACAGTAATACTACTACTACAAGACAAGGAACTACAGCGAGACTGTTATTCATGAATCATAGACATTgaaatcaattcaaaattaaaccATGATTAATGTTACATGTTGTATCCCTCACTTCAActcttgtttctttattttggtCTCTAATATATCAATTCAATTCAGTGTAACACTTTTCTAGACTCGAGGAAATCCTTTTTGTTAGGCTCTGTGGAGGATACGTAGGCAAGAAAGGTCCCAAAATCAGTGTCCATGTAACGCTTCGGATTCGCTTCGTCAACGAGTTTTGGCGACGGTCTCACCGTGCAGTTGAAGGGAAGGCTGTGCAGCGAAGCCACCGACACCCTACTCTTAATTTCATTCGCCACAACTCTATGCAATACGCTCTTGTATTTTCCGTTGCTATATATCTGTTAATTAATTCCAacccataaaataaaatcatgatcagcacaatatatacaaaccacaaatatgatatttttgcaACTTGTCATGTTTTTTTAGCTTAATTTCCCAGTactgtttattttaattaacggCCGCTCTCACCTTTGTCATATTCTGTTCTACTTTCTAAAGATGCAGTACACGCACTCACTTTTCATCACGATGTAGTACACACACGCTATAATCACACagtaaaaacacaaaataatagTTCTAATTAAGGTGCATTAGAAAAGATAAATGATTCTAACTATTTTGCTGCATTTAGATTTTATTATGCATGAGAgataaacaataatatatattaagatatttattcatGTTGTTATAAATTAACTCATGCACTTCAAACAAAAAGTACTATTTTTCAACTTAACCATATCTTATACAGGTCTTTAACTTAACTAATTAACTCAATTAGACAAAAgattgtaaaaatataaaaatactatttttcatGGTATAactaatgattaattaattgctATCCCCCAATTTATACAGTTGTTCATCATGCCGCTAAAAAAacaagatatttattttttttgaataatttcaaAGTAATCATGTTATAGTGTTATTCAGTTTggctaaaatatattatatatttttcttatcatgctaaaatatttatatacttataaaatttattagcaacaattttaaataatttatcatactatattttttttagacgGCAAAAGAAGAATTTTATTCAAAGAATAAGAAGTGAATAGAAATTATCATActgtaatattatatttataaactatttcaatgatatatttttgtatAGATATAATATAGTGTATAATGTATATTTGAGTACCCGTTGAGCTTACAAAATTGTGTGTTAAAGTGCATGTAACTATATTGAGTGTGcatcttccatttttttaaaaatgaagagaatTTATGGATTACCTCTAAGTGATCACCAACATTGACAACGAAGGCATTGGGAATGGGTTGAACGGTGACCCATTTGTCTTGGTGTTGGATTTGCAAGCCTTCTACCTCGTCTTGTAGGAGAAGTGTGAGGAAGCCATAGTCGGAGTGAGGGGGCATCCCAAGGGTAAGGTCTGGTTGAGGGCATGGTGGGTAGAAATTGGCCACCATCATTTGGCTCCCATTTTCAAACTCTTTGAGAATATTGTCATCCTCTTCTTGGTTGGCTTCCACAATTCCTAAGCTCTCTAGGATGGCTTCCATTACCACCAGGAACAAATGTTTGGTTTCTTCTGCGTAGGTGGCCACCACTTTCCtggttttaaatgaaaattatatatatatcaaagccAGCACTTGCATGACAGTGTTGCTTAATTTTGGACCATATTTTTATAACAGAATTCAcgtatattttgataatttaattacTAGATATTAAAagcatacaatattattatttttctttgttta encodes the following:
- the LOC114399350 gene encoding protein DMR6-LIKE OXYGENASE 1-like; protein product: MSPAMALNEQKGKDDIPESQYQKGVKHLCEKGHLNAVPKKYILPVSERPTKSSVEDSNVVKQNLQLPIIDFSELLGPNRPQVLRSLANACQQYGFFQLVNHCISEDVVRSMIDVSGRFFDLPLEERAKYMTTDMRAPVRCGTSFSQTKDTVLCWRDFLKLLCHPLPDLLLHWPASPVDFRKVVATYAEETKHLFLVVMEAILESLGIVEANQEEDDNILKEFENGSQMMVANFYPPCPQPDLTLGMPPHSDYGFLTLLLQDEVEGLQIQHQDKWVTVQPIPNAFVVNVGDHLEIYSNGKYKSVLHRVVANEIKSRVSVASLHSLPFNCTVRPSPKLVDEANPKRYMDTDFGTFLAYVSSTEPNKKDFLESRKVLH